Below is a genomic region from Neisseria zoodegmatis.
ACCGCCAAACTGGAAGACCAGCTCGACGAAATCGCCACCGGCAAACGCGAGTGGATTCCCGTGATGGACAAATTCTGGAAAGGATTCCACAAACAGGTTGAAGAAAAAGAAGGCATCGAACGCGCCAAATTCACCACCGAAGAGCTGGACGAAATCTGCCCGAAATGCGGCAACCACAAACTGCAAATCAAATTCGGCAGAATGGGCCGCTTCGTCGCCTGCGCAGGCTACCCCGAATGCAGCTACACCCGCAACGTCAACGAAACCGCCGAGCAGGCCGCCGAGCGCATCGCCAAAGAAGCCGCCGAACAAGCCGAACTTGAAGGCCGCGAATGCCCCAAATGCGGCGGCGGACTGGTTTACAAATACAGCCGCACCGGCAGCAAATTCATCGGCTGCGCCAACTATCCGAAGTGCAAATACATCGAACCTTTGGAAAAACCCAAAGACACCGGCGTAGAATGCCCGCAATGCAAAAAAGGCCATCTGGTCGAGCGCAAATCACGCTACGGCAAACTGTTTTACAGCTGCAGCACCTACCCCGACTGCAACTACGCCACGTGGAACCCGCCGATTGCTGAAACCTGCCCGAAATGCCAATGGCCGGTGTTGACCATCAAAACCACCAAACGCTGGGGTGTGGAAAAAGTCTGCCCGCAGAAAGAATGCGGCTGGAAAGAACAAATAGAACCGCCTGCCCCGAAAGGGAGTAAAGAAGCGGAAGGGTAAAACAGAGGCCGTCTGAAACATCAGATTTGAAGTGCAACTTTCCACAACAGAAAAAGGCCAATATACGGCAGTATACGGCCTTTCTTGACAAGAAAGATTGCCATTAACTATGAACAACTGACCTAAAATATCCATACCTATCCCGCCGCCACACTGTCACCGAAATCGCCAAACAGCTTAAACGCCACAAAAGCTCCATCAGCCGCGAAATCAGACGACACCGTGCCCAGCAATAGCAATACAACGCCGAAAAAGCCCAACAGTAAGCCTCCAAAACGAACAGCGAAAACGGGAACGCTATAAGCTCCATTCACAGCTGATTCAACACATCGACACCCTCATCCATCGCAAAATCAGTCCCGAACAGGTTGCGCTTACCTGTGCAAACACCACCATCACACTCCACCACAGCACCGTTTAGCGTTACCTGTACCAAGACAAAAACAACGGCGGCACACTATGGCGACATTTCAGAATAGCCAGCAAACCTTACTGTAAACAGTACGGCAGTACATGGATTAGTGGAAAAGTGCCTAACCACGTCGGTATGGAAAACCGCCCCCAAATCGTTAACCCAAAATCCAGCATAGGTTTTTGCTGCCAATGCTTGGGCTATTCGGGCATGTCGTTAGAATTCTTTGCCGTTGTCCGTTGTCCGTTGTCCGTTGTCCGTTGTCCGTTGTCCGTTGTCCCTGGTAATGGTGTGCACTCTAGCTTTATGCGCCTTCAATACCCTGATGACGGTGTGGGTAGTGTCTTTGGCTTTGAAGTTCTTCAATTTGCAGATGATGGTGTAGCGGGTGACTCGTTCTACTAAAGTCAATAATGTACGTCTCTGATCTTTGCCGACGATAGTGTCGGTTTCCCAATCACCTATTTTTGCCGTCCCTACCATTCTTGGGAGAAAGGGCTGAATGAAAATGCCAACGGATTTATCTGCCAATACTTCCCCAAACAAACCGATTTCTACAACATCAGCCATCAGGAAATACGTCAGGATTCAAGATGAGTTGAATCACCGATTAAGAAAAACATTTGGTTATGAAACGCCAAGTGTTTTTCTTAGATCTGTTCCAACCATTACTGCCTGAGTGTTGCATTTGAAATTCGAATCTAAGATTTCTTCATAGGTGTCTTTTCGGTAAATCATCCAAGCGATGCTTGCTAAGCAAATCACCCGCTTCTCTCTACTGAAGCTGGAGTGGATATATAGATTGAGCCCTTTTCTGTAACATAAGTTACTAAAATTTTATGCTTAATAAATTTTTAAAATGAAAAACCTTTCTGATTTTCTTATCTTTTTGCTCAAAATCAGAAAGGTTTTAGTCAATCGAAAATTTTTCAGTACATTTTACGAGCTAAATTTCGTTAAAAGACTGTTTTTGCAAAGGTCTCAGATTAGCAACTTGCTTCGTATTATGTATATTTATTAGTAGTTTGTCTTAAGTATGTATACATTGGTATATGTACATTTTTGTGTTAATCTTCCAGTTTTTTGTTTTATTGTTAACTCTGAGTTGATGATTGATTTATTATCCGTGTCTTTTTCCCGACAAAATTTATCCCTATAATTCACTCCATCGCAAATCGTTATATTAACAATAGTAATTAAATTAAAGGAAAGATAAAATGCAAACTGTATACCATCCGGCCGATTCACGCGGCTTTGCTAATCACGGTTGGCTGAAAAGCGCACACACTTTCAGCTTCGCCAACTATTACGACCCCGAGCGCATGGGCTTCGGCGTACTGCGTGTGATTAATGATGATTTTGTAGAAGGCGGCCAAGGCTTCGGCACCCACCCGCACCGCGACATGGAAATCATTTCCGTGCCTTTGAGCGGCGATTTGGCCCACCGCGACAGCATGGGCAACGGCAGCATCATCAAAAACGGTGATGTGCAGGTTATGTCGGCCGGTACCGGCGTTACCCACAGCGAAATGAACGCCAACCGCGACCAAGCTGTGAAATTCCTGCAAATTTGGGTGTTGCCCCGCAAAAACAACGTAGCGCCCCGCTATCAGCAAATCACGATTGCCAACGAAGCCAAACCTAACGACTTCCAGCAAATCCTGTCTCCCAATGCTGATGACGCAGGCGTGTGGATTCACCAAAACGCTTGGTTCTCGCTGGCACGTTTTTCAGACGGCACCCAAAAACGTTACGACGTAAAACGCGAAGGCAACGGCGTGTATGTGTTTGTGATTAAAGGTAAAGCCAAAGTAGGCGGTATCGAGTTGGGCGAGCGCGACGGCTTGGGCTTGTGGGAAACCGACGGCTTTGACGTAGAGGCTTTGGGCGATGCGGAAATCCTGTTGATGGACGTACCGATGGATGTAGAAGCCAATATCAACCAGTTACACTAACGGAAATCGGAGTAAAATGTTATCCAAACTTTTTAGCTGCCTGAAAAATCTCGGGCAGCCATCTAGCCAACCTGAAATAAAGGAAACCACAATGTCTGTTGTACAAACTTTGCAGCAAGCTGCTGAGAACCGCCGTTCTGTTTACGCGCTGAACAAAAATCTGCCCGTAAACAAAGAAGAAGTAGTAAAAATCGTTGAGCACGCTGTAAAACACACACCGTCTGCGTTCAACTCGCAATCTACCCGTTTCGTTGTGTTATTCGGTGCCGAACATGAAAAACTGTGGGACATCACCATTGCCGAACTGCGCAAAATCGTTCCCGCTGAAAACTTCCAAGCTACCGAAGACAAACTGAACATGTTTAAAGCGGCTGCCGGCAGCGTGTTGTTCTTTGAAGATGAAAATGTTGTTAAAGGCCTGCAAGAGCAGTTCCCTGCTTATGCCGCCGGTTTCCCCGTATGGGCAGGTCACAGCGATGCCATGAGCCAATACGCTATTTGGACTGCGCTGGCTGCGGTAAACGTAGGTGCCAACCTGCAACACTACACCCCGATTATTGATGCCGAAGTGGCTAAAACTTGGAATCTGCCGGCCAACTGGAAAATGAGCGCTCAACTCGTATTCGGCGGCATCACCGAGCCTGCTGGCGATAAATCTTTTGCTCCCGTAGAAGACCGCCTGAAAGTTTACGGCCTGTAATTATTTTCAGGCTGAACCACAGCCTGAATACACCGTGCAATAACGCGGCAAATTCAGACAGGCTCCAAGCCTTGAATCTGCCGCTTTTTTATTGCCTGAAAATTCTTTTAACGACACATGGAGAATCGTCATGTCAAACAAATTTTTAGACTTGTTAACCCCTGAAAACAGCCAGCTGATTTTCATCGACCACCAGCCGCAAATGGCCTTCGGCGTACAATCTATCGACCGCCAAACCCTGAAAAACAATGTGGTTGCATTGGCCAAATCAGCCAAAGTATTCAACATCCCCACCATCATCACCACTGTTGAAACCGAAGGTTTCTCCGGCCACACTTACCCTGAATTGTTGAGCGTATTCCCAGAGAACAAAATTCTCGAACGCACTTCAATGAACTCTTGGGACGACCAAAACGTACGTGATGCTTTGGCTGCAAACGGCCGTAAAAAAGTTATCGTAGCAGGCTTGTGGACAGAAGTATGTAACTTGGGCTTTGCTCTGGCTGCTGCTGCCGAAGGCAACTATGATATCTACATGGTGGCAGATGCATCAGGCGGCACAACGGTAGAAGCGCACGAATACGCTATGCAACGCATGATTCAAGCGGGCATTATTCCGGTAACTTGGCAACAGGTTTTGCTCGAATGGCAACGTGACTGGGCCCGTAAAGAAACCTACGATGCCGTATTGGATATCGTAAAAGAACATTCCGGTGCATACGGCATGGGTGTGGATTACGCCTACACTATGGTTCACAAAGCGCCCGAGCGCGTGCAACACGGCGAACGCATCGGCCCTAACCCTGCCAAGTAAACGCTGATTTACTGTTGTTAATGCGAAGGTGTGGTTTGCATCAAAATCACACCTTTGCTGTTTAATCTGCCCATTAAGAGATATTTATGAAGTTGTATGTGTTTTCTTTCGGAGCCGGAATATTGGTTGGTGTGGTTTACTACCTGCTTAATGTACGCTCTCCCGCGCCGCCCGTAGTGGCCTTGCTGGGGCTTTTGGGCATGTTACTGGGCGAACAAATGATTCCGCTCTCCAAACAATTTTTTTCTCCGCAAACATCTATCTCCCAAACCGCACACTCACAAGACCAGAATCACAATAAGGAGTAAATGATGACGACACAAATCGACACAATTTTCTATAACGGCGAATTTACGACTTTAGACCGCTCCAAGCCGGTTGCCCAAGCCGTTGCCGTTGCCGACGGAAAATTTGCCGCAGTCGGCAGCAACAGCGAAATTTTAGCGATGGCGGGCGAAAATACCCGCCGCATCGACCTGCAAGGCCGCAGCGTTTTACCCGGCCTTTTCGATAACCACACCCATATCATCCGCGGCGGCCTCAATTACAATATGGAATTGCGTTGGGACGGCGTGCGTTCGCTGGCCGATGCCATGGCCATGCTCAAAGCACAAGTCGATATTACGCCTGCGCCGCAATGGGTTCGCGTGGTCGGCGGTTTTACCGAGCACCAATTCATCGAAAAACGCCTGCCCACCATTGAAGAAATCAATGCGGTTGCACCCGATACACCGGTGTTCATCCTGCATTTATACGACCGTGCTTTGCTCAATGCAGCCGCATTACGCGCCGTCGGCTACACCAAAGACACTCCCGAACCGCCCGGAGGCGAAATCAAACGCGATTCGAAAGGCAATCCCACCGGCCTGTTGCTGGCCAAACCGAATGCCATGATTCTGTATTCGACTCTGGCAAAAGGCCCCAAACTGCCGTTTGATTACCAAGTCAACTCCACCCGCCATTTCATGCGCGAGCTGAACCGTTTGGGCGTAACCAGTGTGATTGATGCCGGCGGCGGTTTCCAAAATTATCCCGACGATTACGAAGTGATCCGCAAGTTGGCCGAAGAAAACCAGCTTACCGTACGCATCGCCTATAACCTCTTTACGCAAAAACCGAAAGAGGAAAAAGAAGACTTCCTCAAATGGACGTCTTCGGTTACCTACAAACAGGGCGACGATTATTTCCGTCACAACGGTGCCGGCGAGATGTTGGTGTTTTCTGCCGCCGACTTTGAAGATTTCCGCCAGCCCCGCCCCGAGATGCCGCCTGAAATGGAAGGCGAATTGGAAGAAGTGGTACGCATTTTGGCGCAAAACAAATGGCCGTGGCGTATGCACGCGACTTATGATGAAACCATTACCCGTGCCTTGGATGTATTTGAAAAGGTTAACCGCGATATTCCGCTGGAAGGCATCAACTGGTTCTTCGACCATGCCGAAACCGTGTCGCAAAAATCCATCGACCGTATTGCCGAGCTGGGCGGCGGTATCGCCGTGCAGCACCGCATGGCCTATCAAGGCGAATACTTTGCCGAGCGCTACGGTACGGCTGCCGCGGCCAACACGCCGCCGGTGAAACGCATTCTCGAAAGCGGCGTGAAAGTGTCGGCCGGCACCGATGCCACCCGTGTGGCTTCTTACAACCCGTGGGTATCCTTATCGTGGTTGATCAGCGGCAAAACCGTCGGCGGTATGAAACTCTATCCGCAAGCCAATTTGCTCGACCGCGAAACCGCTTTGCGCATGTGGACGGAAAACGTGGCTTGGTTCTCTAACGAAGTCGGCAAGCGCGGCCGCATCGAAGTAGGCCATTTGGCCGACATGATGGTGCCGAGCAAAGACTTTTTCAGCGTGCCGGAAGACGAAATCCCGTTCTTGACCTCAGATCTGACCGTAGTTGGCGGTCGTGTTGTTTACGGCGCAGGCAGCTTCTCTGATTTGGACACCCCGCCGCCGCCCGCCATGCCCGATTGGTCGCCGGTACACAAATACCGCGGCTACGGCGCATGGGGCGACCCCGAAGGTGCCGGTAAAAACTCGCTCGCACCGCTGCGCCAACAAGCCATCGCTTCATGCAGTTGCGCCAGCGCGTGCGGTCTGCACGGCCACGATCATGCCCGCGCATGGGCATCGTCGGCACCCGTTTCAGATCTGCAAGGTTTCTTCGGCGCACTCGG
It encodes:
- a CDS encoding nitroreductase family protein, producing MSVVQTLQQAAENRRSVYALNKNLPVNKEEVVKIVEHAVKHTPSAFNSQSTRFVVLFGAEHEKLWDITIAELRKIVPAENFQATEDKLNMFKAAAGSVLFFEDENVVKGLQEQFPAYAAGFPVWAGHSDAMSQYAIWTALAAVNVGANLQHYTPIIDAEVAKTWNLPANWKMSAQLVFGGITEPAGDKSFAPVEDRLKVYGL
- a CDS encoding hydrolase; translation: MSNKFLDLLTPENSQLIFIDHQPQMAFGVQSIDRQTLKNNVVALAKSAKVFNIPTIITTVETEGFSGHTYPELLSVFPENKILERTSMNSWDDQNVRDALAANGRKKVIVAGLWTEVCNLGFALAAAAEGNYDIYMVADASGGTTVEAHEYAMQRMIQAGIIPVTWQQVLLEWQRDWARKETYDAVLDIVKEHSGAYGMGVDYAYTMVHKAPERVQHGERIGPNPAK
- a CDS encoding amidohydrolase — protein: MMTTQIDTIFYNGEFTTLDRSKPVAQAVAVADGKFAAVGSNSEILAMAGENTRRIDLQGRSVLPGLFDNHTHIIRGGLNYNMELRWDGVRSLADAMAMLKAQVDITPAPQWVRVVGGFTEHQFIEKRLPTIEEINAVAPDTPVFILHLYDRALLNAAALRAVGYTKDTPEPPGGEIKRDSKGNPTGLLLAKPNAMILYSTLAKGPKLPFDYQVNSTRHFMRELNRLGVTSVIDAGGGFQNYPDDYEVIRKLAEENQLTVRIAYNLFTQKPKEEKEDFLKWTSSVTYKQGDDYFRHNGAGEMLVFSAADFEDFRQPRPEMPPEMEGELEEVVRILAQNKWPWRMHATYDETITRALDVFEKVNRDIPLEGINWFFDHAETVSQKSIDRIAELGGGIAVQHRMAYQGEYFAERYGTAAAANTPPVKRILESGVKVSAGTDATRVASYNPWVSLSWLISGKTVGGMKLYPQANLLDRETALRMWTENVAWFSNEVGKRGRIEVGHLADMMVPSKDFFSVPEDEIPFLTSDLTVVGGRVVYGAGSFSDLDTPPPPAMPDWSPVHKYRGYGAWGDPEGAGKNSLAPLRQQAIASCSCASACGLHGHDHARAWASSAPVSDLQGFFGALGCSCWAV
- a CDS encoding DUF1427 family protein, translating into MKLYVFSFGAGILVGVVYYLLNVRSPAPPVVALLGLLGMLLGEQMIPLSKQFFSPQTSISQTAHSQDQNHNKE
- a CDS encoding pirin family protein, producing the protein MQTVYHPADSRGFANHGWLKSAHTFSFANYYDPERMGFGVLRVINDDFVEGGQGFGTHPHRDMEIISVPLSGDLAHRDSMGNGSIIKNGDVQVMSAGTGVTHSEMNANRDQAVKFLQIWVLPRKNNVAPRYQQITIANEAKPNDFQQILSPNADDAGVWIHQNAWFSLARFSDGTQKRYDVKREGNGVYVFVIKGKAKVGGIELGERDGLGLWETDGFDVEALGDAEILLMDVPMDVEANINQLH